The following are encoded in a window of Bacteroidota bacterium genomic DNA:
- a CDS encoding carbohydrate-binding protein — translation MKQFGRLSRVNKIIVLLFLLLYCQHSYSQFINVGSGSYTTQFPGVDAAGRNSYPSGTPYTTGVAATKPAPTNDWWSKKIKESHADNLFNYPFTLKTVSSGLVVTYMPWGVIDSFEPVTVGVTGLNASAANVSDFSDWTVSMDWSNSTYNFQATAGIGMPFLYFTKGSSDIAQITITEGTVENLNEMLIITNAHNDADFAIYAPAGSVWTQNGNNYTSTLNGENYWSLGFIPLDATSVSTVANEYKKYAYVFPSNTKTSWNYDTNSSILRTDFVVETDVKEGSDTSMLLGLLPHQWSNLAANSAVPGQYSYSTIRGELKTLDGNSFSVENTFYGILPTLPYLDYYSNEFNPQEMNEKVELLENTGLDSWTDSYNEGQMMNRLIQTGRIADLTGNTTARDKILATIKNRLEDWLKAETGEVAFLFYYNQTWSALLGYPAGHGQDDNINDHHFHWGYFIHAASFVEQFDPGWANQWGEMVNYLIRDAACENRNDPMFPFLRNFSPYAGHCWANGFATFPQGNDQESTSESMQFNSALIHWGTITGNDSIRDLGIYLYTTEQSAIEEYWFDMYDRIFNSTQQYSLVSRVWGNSYDNGTFWTSDIAASYGIEMYPIHGGSLYLGHDTIYVENLWNEIEQNTGILANEVNPNLWHDVMWEYLAFFDPESAISLYNSFPERSLKFGISDAQTYHWLHSMNVLGRVNPIITADYPLAATFINNGEIIYTAHNYGNSQLDITFSDSYVLSVSAKSMASSKDISLSGTLASSFPEAYPGGSVELSLSVSGGSASNIEFIDGNNFIGQTSQSPYTFQATNLQVGKHSFYSRIFDGANFTISNLTTVIVGEQLPFLGTPTIIPGTIQAGQFDFFEGGNGQGISYNDNGQDNNGNFRPDEYVDASIDFSEGAVVGWIAANEWLEYTIDVQQAGYYSLQFRYACGNQSGGGPFQILSDDEIVNSGISVNYTGDWDDWTTKTVNDIPLKSGKQILKLFFENGELNLGNMAFTYSSALTYDQAVADAGENILVVLPDNSTNLDASNSTNPGSANLSYSWTQIYGPSTLTFSNTQTAQPTISTLVEGIYLIRLDVDNGTYSDQDEVYVISSTSNNVAPKVSIITPSDNSEYIEEETLLVSAVASDLIGYVEKVEFYANNVFLSEATQFPYETDWTPLVGQHILTAIAIDNDGNSTTSDEINISITPAPSCYGTSSNGEFDYEFSPDDDNPTITFIPTIAGMGNPTCILYYSTNPSNMPGYIVSPNVAYQITASEGELIYFYYTYSYPGQGEHNNSADKDTYVVGSCKTVSIPDFDESTAVKYFPNPVSNKLSLELPVGRNEITVFDCTGRTISSFVVTNKYSSFDMENFDSGVYIFRVSNNMDITTFKVIK, via the coding sequence ATGAAACAGTTTGGAAGATTAAGTCGGGTAAATAAAATTATAGTTCTACTATTTTTGCTTCTTTATTGCCAGCATTCGTATAGCCAATTCATAAATGTTGGCTCAGGTTCATATACTACACAATTCCCTGGAGTTGATGCAGCAGGCAGAAATTCCTATCCTTCAGGTACTCCATATACAACCGGTGTGGCAGCAACAAAACCTGCCCCTACCAACGATTGGTGGTCGAAGAAAATCAAAGAAAGCCATGCCGATAATTTGTTCAATTATCCATTTACGCTTAAAACTGTAAGTTCAGGTTTGGTAGTAACATACATGCCTTGGGGAGTTATAGATAGCTTTGAGCCTGTTACAGTTGGGGTTACAGGTTTAAATGCCTCGGCTGCTAATGTTTCCGACTTTTCCGATTGGACTGTAAGCATGGATTGGAGTAATTCGACATACAATTTTCAGGCAACTGCAGGAATTGGAATGCCATTTTTATATTTTACAAAAGGCTCCAGCGATATTGCTCAAATTACCATTACTGAAGGAACTGTTGAAAATTTAAATGAAATGCTAATTATTACAAATGCTCATAATGATGCCGATTTCGCCATTTATGCACCGGCAGGTAGCGTTTGGACTCAAAACGGAAATAATTATACTTCTACTTTAAATGGGGAAAATTACTGGTCTTTAGGATTTATTCCTTTAGATGCAACAAGCGTTTCAACTGTTGCAAACGAATATAAAAAATATGCATATGTATTCCCTTCAAACACAAAAACAAGCTGGAATTACGATACGAATAGCTCAATTCTAAGAACTGATTTTGTTGTAGAAACTGATGTTAAAGAAGGAAGCGATACAAGTATGTTGTTAGGATTACTTCCACATCAGTGGTCAAATCTGGCAGCTAATTCAGCCGTTCCCGGCCAATATTCCTACTCTACTATTCGTGGCGAGCTAAAAACTTTAGATGGAAATAGTTTTAGCGTAGAAAACACCTTTTACGGAATTTTGCCTACACTGCCATATTTAGACTATTACAGCAATGAATTTAATCCGCAGGAAATGAACGAAAAAGTTGAGCTCTTGGAAAACACTGGATTGGATAGCTGGACAGATTCCTACAACGAAGGACAGATGATGAATCGTTTGATTCAGACCGGACGTATAGCCGATTTAACAGGAAACACAACAGCAAGAGATAAGATTCTTGCAACCATAAAAAACCGTCTGGAAGATTGGTTAAAGGCAGAAACCGGCGAGGTGGCATTTTTGTTTTATTACAATCAAACATGGTCGGCATTGCTTGGCTACCCTGCGGGCCATGGGCAGGATGACAACATCAACGACCATCATTTCCATTGGGGATATTTTATTCATGCAGCCTCATTTGTTGAGCAGTTCGATCCAGGTTGGGCAAATCAATGGGGTGAAATGGTGAATTATCTAATACGCGATGCAGCTTGCGAAAATAGAAATGATCCAATGTTTCCTTTTTTAAGAAATTTCAGTCCTTATGCCGGGCATTGCTGGGCTAACGGTTTTGCAACTTTTCCGCAAGGAAACGATCAGGAATCAACATCGGAAAGTATGCAATTCAATTCTGCACTCATTCACTGGGGCACCATTACCGGAAACGATTCTATCAGAGATTTAGGAATTTATCTTTACACAACTGAACAATCGGCAATTGAAGAATACTGGTTCGATATGTACGATCGTATTTTTAACTCAACTCAGCAATATAGCCTGGTATCGAGGGTTTGGGGAAATAGCTACGATAACGGGACATTCTGGACAAGTGATATTGCAGCTTCGTATGGAATTGAAATGTACCCAATTCATGGAGGCTCTTTATATCTTGGGCATGATACAATTTATGTTGAAAACTTATGGAACGAAATTGAACAAAACACAGGAATTCTTGCAAACGAAGTAAATCCTAATTTATGGCACGATGTAATGTGGGAATATCTGGCATTTTTCGACCCCGAAAGTGCAATTTCATTGTACAATTCGTTTCCCGAACGCTCACTTAAATTCGGAATCTCCGATGCTCAGACCTATCATTGGCTGCATTCTATGAATGTTCTCGGAAGAGTAAATCCTATAATAACTGCCGATTACCCATTGGCTGCAACTTTCATTAATAATGGTGAAATCATATACACAGCTCACAATTATGGAAACAGCCAGTTAGATATTACTTTTTCAGATTCTTATGTTTTAAGCGTGTCTGCAAAAAGTATGGCAAGCAGCAAAGATATTTCTTTAAGCGGAACCTTAGCATCAAGTTTTCCTGAGGCATATCCCGGCGGAAGTGTAGAATTAAGCCTTTCAGTAAGTGGCGGTTCTGCAAGCAATATCGAATTTATAGATGGAAACAATTTCATTGGGCAAACTTCTCAAAGTCCATATACTTTTCAGGCTACGAATCTACAAGTTGGGAAACATAGTTTTTATTCAAGAATTTTCGATGGAGCTAACTTTACGATAAGTAATTTAACTACAGTGATAGTTGGCGAACAATTACCTTTTTTGGGAACACCAACAATAATTCCCGGGACAATTCAAGCCGGACAGTTCGATTTTTTTGAAGGTGGAAATGGGCAGGGGATTTCTTATAATGACAACGGTCAAGATAATAATGGCAATTTCAGACCTGATGAATATGTTGATGCGTCAATAGATTTTTCTGAAGGTGCAGTAGTGGGCTGGATTGCAGCTAACGAGTGGTTGGAATATACCATTGATGTTCAGCAAGCTGGCTATTATTCACTTCAGTTTAGATATGCTTGTGGAAACCAAAGTGGTGGCGGACCCTTCCAAATTCTTTCAGATGACGAAATTGTAAATTCAGGAATATCAGTAAATTATACCGGCGATTGGGATGACTGGACAACTAAAACTGTAAATGACATTCCGTTGAAAAGTGGCAAGCAGATTTTAAAACTGTTTTTCGAAAATGGAGAACTAAATCTGGGAAATATGGCATTCACCTACTCCTCTGCACTTACTTATGATCAAGCTGTTGCAGATGCCGGCGAAAATATACTCGTGGTACTTCCCGACAATTCTACAAACCTTGACGCAAGCAATAGCACAAATCCGGGTAGTGCAAATTTATCCTATTCTTGGACTCAAATTTATGGTCCCTCAACACTTACATTTTCTAACACACAAACTGCACAACCAACAATTTCAACATTAGTTGAAGGTATTTATCTCATTAGGTTAGATGTCGATAATGGCACATATTCCGACCAGGATGAAGTTTATGTAATTTCGAGCACAAGCAACAATGTGGCTCCAAAAGTCTCCATTATCACTCCTTCCGATAATTCTGAATATATTGAAGAGGAAACACTTTTAGTTTCAGCGGTAGCTTCCGATTTGATTGGCTATGTCGAAAAAGTTGAGTTTTACGCAAATAATGTTTTTCTAAGCGAAGCAACTCAATTCCCATACGAAACCGACTGGACACCACTGGTAGGCCAGCACATTTTAACAGCTATTGCTATTGACAACGATGGAAATTCAACCACATCCGATGAAATTAATATTTCTATTACCCCTGCCCCATCCTGTTACGGTACTTCTTCAAACGGTGAGTTCGATTACGAGTTTTCTCCCGACGATGATAATCCGACCATTACATTTATTCCTACTATAGCAGGAATGGGAAATCCTACTTGTATTTTATATTACAGTACAAATCCAAGCAACATGCCCGGATATATTGTAAGCCCAAATGTAGCTTACCAAATTACAGCTTCTGAAGGGGAGCTAATATATTTTTATTATACATATTCATACCCCGGGCAAGGCGAACATAATAATTCTGCCGATAAGGATACCTATGTTGTAGGAAGCTGTAAAACAGTATCAATTCCAGATTTTGATGAAAGCACTGCAGTGAAATATTTTCCAAATCCTGTATCAAACAAATTAAGTTTAGAATTGCCTGTCGGCAGAAATGAAATTACTGTTTTCGATTGCACAGGAAGAACAATTTCGAGTTTTGTAGTTACAAACAAATATTCTTCTTTCGACATGGAAAACTTTGATTCGGGAGTTTACATTTTTAGGGTTTCAAATAATATGGATATAACTACTTTTAAGGTAATAAAGTGA
- a CDS encoding VOC family protein has translation MSNKDNHINYVEFKAKNLEKIKEFYTKSFDWNFTDYGPDYTVFSDSGLEGGFQKTENEIMNGALVVLYHTDLDLIKNEIIKSGGEISQDIFSFPGGRRFHFIDPAGNELAVWSDK, from the coding sequence ATGAGCAATAAAGACAATCACATTAACTACGTTGAATTTAAGGCAAAAAACCTTGAAAAAATAAAGGAATTTTATACTAAATCCTTCGACTGGAATTTCACAGATTATGGGCCAGACTATACGGTATTTTCAGATAGCGGACTTGAGGGAGGATTTCAAAAAACAGAAAATGAAATTATGAATGGAGCTTTAGTAGTTCTTTATCACACAGATCTTGATTTGATTAAAAATGAAATTATCAAGTCTGGCGGAGAAATTTCACAGGATATTTTTTCTTTTCCTGGCGGACGAAGATTCCATTTCATTGATCCGGCAGGCAACGAACTTGCAGTTTGGTCAGACAAATAG
- a CDS encoding IS1595 family transposase → MEIYNGEKLLEFTERFSSDEACLKYLSDIKWNSGFECRKCKHTKFSEGSKYQRCCTLCKHIESPTAGTLLHKVKFGVRKAFMIMFEMSATTKGLSASQVAKRYGITRKTAWLFMHKIRKGMESSQGLPIKGTVHVDEFVVGGKETDKQGRSYHSKKKKVVCAVELTEQDKIKRVYALRIEDFSAKSLRSIFTKHIDPGAQVITDEWKGYRPLQADYNIKQVPSDKGNNFKQLHIAIHQIKSWIRTNYSWVHKEHIDKYLAEYSYRINRSIFKDSIFHKLVERMMDRPHLSYQQIKISI, encoded by the coding sequence ATGGAAATATATAATGGAGAAAAGCTCTTAGAGTTTACTGAACGATTTTCATCAGACGAAGCTTGCCTTAAGTATCTGTCTGACATTAAGTGGAATAGTGGGTTTGAGTGCCGAAAATGCAAACACACTAAATTTAGTGAGGGCAGCAAATACCAACGTTGTTGCACCTTGTGCAAACATATCGAGAGTCCTACTGCAGGGACATTATTGCACAAAGTAAAGTTTGGTGTGAGAAAGGCTTTCATGATTATGTTTGAGATGTCTGCTACTACTAAAGGCCTTTCGGCTTCTCAGGTTGCTAAAAGATATGGCATTACACGCAAAACCGCGTGGCTATTTATGCATAAGATTCGGAAAGGAATGGAAAGCAGTCAAGGCCTTCCAATTAAAGGAACAGTACATGTCGACGAGTTTGTTGTTGGCGGAAAGGAGACTGATAAACAAGGTCGAAGTTATCATAGCAAAAAGAAAAAGGTGGTCTGCGCTGTGGAATTAACTGAGCAAGACAAAATAAAACGGGTTTACGCATTAAGAATAGAGGATTTCTCTGCGAAATCTCTACGATCGATATTCACCAAACATATTGATCCGGGAGCACAGGTAATAACCGACGAATGGAAAGGTTACCGCCCATTGCAAGCAGATTACAATATTAAACAAGTCCCAAGTGACAAAGGGAATAATTTCAAACAACTCCATATTGCAATCCATCAGATTAAGAGTTGGATCCGTACAAATTATTCATGGGTACATAAAGAACACATTGACAAATACCTTGCTGAATACTCTTACAGGATTAATCGTTCTATCTTCAAAGATTCTATTTTTCACAAACTTGTTGAAAGAATGATGGATAGACCACACTTGTCGTATCAGCAAATCAAGATTAGTATTTAA